In Syntrophotaleaceae bacterium, the DNA window CCTTCCTGTGGTCCCCCTTCTCGGGCAAAACGCCTCTGCTGCTGTCCAAGCTGCCGGCCGAGGACCCCTTTTTCATCTCCAATCCTGCAATTGCCGAGCAACTGCGTTCACTGGTGGTCATTCCTCTGCTGCAGCGGTCGGTGGCCAAGGGAATCCTGCTGGTGGGAAGCTTTCAGTCGGCCGCCTACACTCAGGAGGATCTTGATTTTCTGCAGCATCTGGGCGATCAACTGGTCATCAGTATTCAGAATGCACAGCTTTATGAGGATGTTTCCCGCGCCAGAAAGGGTTGGGAATCCACCTTCAATGCGGTGCCCGACCCGATTCTCCTTATCGATACCGATCACAAACTTTTGCTGCGAAACAACCGCCCCCTGCCGAAGATCGTTCTTCAGTCCGCACCCGCCGTCATTGGAGAAAAGTGCCATGCGATCCTCTACGGCCGCAACACCCCCTGTCCCGACTGCCCGATGGACATCCTGCGGCAGACCCGGGAACCGGTTTATCGCCGGGCAGAAACAGAAACTCAGAGAGTGCTCGACTTCGCTTTTTATCCAGTATTGGGCGACAACGGCGAACTGGTGGCCATGACCAAAACGGTCAAGGATGTGACCGAAAAGAGCCAGATGGAAAGCCGGTTGCTGCATTCGGAAAGACTCGCGGCCATCGGGGAAATGGCGGCCGGGGTGGCTCACGAGCTCAACAGCCCGCTGACAGCGATCATCGGTACCGCGCAGCTGCTCCGCTGCGAGTGGGTCGATCGTGCGGAATTGGCCGAATCCCTGGAAGAGGTTGCCAACTGTGGTCTGCGCTGCAAACGCATCATTAAAAATCTGCTCACTTTTTCCCGTCAGGATCAGGTGCCGATGACGGAAACCGATCTTAACCGGGAAATCGAGCGAGCCATGGCCCTGGTCGACTATCTGATCGACAAGAGCGATATCCGGATCATTAAAAACCTGGCTCCCGACCTTCCCAGAATCATGGCCAACGGCCTGCAGATCCAGCAGGTCGTGACCAATCTCATGATCAATGCCCGCGATGCGCTGGATAAGACCAAAGGACCCAAAACCATTCAACTCGAAACCTTTCTCAAGGAGTGCCGCGACGGTGTTTGGGCCGTGGTGTCGGTGCGCGACAACGGCCAGGGCATCGAAAAAGAGAATCTTCAGAAAATATTCACTCCCTTCTTTACCAGCAAGGAGGCGACCAAAGGGACCGGATTGGGCCTGTCCCTCAGTTTCGGCATCGCTCAGGCGCATGGCGGAACGCTGGAAGTGGAAAGCACTTTTGGAGAAGGCAGCGTTTTTTCCCTGCTGCTGCCGTTAAAAAACGAAGGGGTCGGGTCTCGGGGAGCCTGCCAAAGCGTGTACGAATGATGGCAGCAGCCCTTGAAACCGTCCGGAAAAGAGGTATCCATTGAGCTCGATTGATGTTCTGATTATCGACGACGAGGAATCCGTATGCAGTTTCTTTCAACGTTTGCTGCTGCGCAACGGCTATCGCTGCGCCACGGCCACCAATGAAGCGGATGCCCTGCGGGAGCTGGACAGCAGGAAATTCCAGGTGGCGATGATCGATCTGAAGCTTCCCGATACGGATGGCCTTACCCTGCTTCGCCACATCAAGAATCGGCAACCCCATTGTGAAGTTATCATCATGACCGGCTTCAGTACTATCAAGACAGCGGTCAAGGCCATGCAGCTCGGCGCTTTCGAATATGTCGAAAAACCCTTCGACGACATCGCCGAAATCGAGCGTCTGGTCCAGGAAGCCGCCGCCTCGGCCCTGGAGGGAAAGCCGAGAGAGGAAGAGGGCTGGCGCGAAATGGCCAAGGCCCAGGGATTTCTGGTGGGGAAAACGACCGCCATGCAGCAGCTGGCCTCCCTCGCACACCGGCTGGCAAAAAAGGACATCAGCATCCTGAT includes these proteins:
- a CDS encoding ATP-binding protein translates to MDQKLTGQNKLIEDLTGVNASKLNYYAELKKRNEEISRQNVRLEILYRLSRAINLEMSVEDMIRETFKLLPRALRCELLGLAMLKSGELQIKTLLPFNNLLHQPVSRESFLWSPFSGKTPLLLSKLPAEDPFFISNPAIAEQLRSLVVIPLLQRSVAKGILLVGSFQSAAYTQEDLDFLQHLGDQLVISIQNAQLYEDVSRARKGWESTFNAVPDPILLIDTDHKLLLRNNRPLPKIVLQSAPAVIGEKCHAILYGRNTPCPDCPMDILRQTREPVYRRAETETQRVLDFAFYPVLGDNGELVAMTKTVKDVTEKSQMESRLLHSERLAAIGEMAAGVAHELNSPLTAIIGTAQLLRCEWVDRAELAESLEEVANCGLRCKRIIKNLLTFSRQDQVPMTETDLNREIERAMALVDYLIDKSDIRIIKNLAPDLPRIMANGLQIQQVVTNLMINARDALDKTKGPKTIQLETFLKECRDGVWAVVSVRDNGQGIEKENLQKIFTPFFTSKEATKGTGLGLSLSFGIAQAHGGTLEVESTFGEGSVFSLLLPLKNEGVGSRGACQSVYE